TATTAAATAATTTTAATAATATTGAGGTTCCAATGATAATCTAGTTATCGCCTTAATTATCGCTTATTAGACCCATTTTCATCCATTAAAGACCAAAAAAATAAGCTCAAATCCGCTAACGGACTTGAACTCATTATCAATTAACTTATTTAGCTTCAGAATCGTCAGCAGCACTATCCGCACTAGTAGCGGCACTGTCAACGTTACTAGCAGCTGAATCAATATGACTTTCAGCACTAGTGGCAACTTCAGCATCGGCTTTTGGTGCAGCCGTTGCAGCGGCGTCAGCTTCGTTTGGCGCAATCTTAGCAATCGCACTTAAATCGAAAACTAAGAAAATCCCGTCGCAATCTAACGTGACAGTCTTATCAGCTTCGTTGACTTCATCAACGACACCGTGTAACCGACCAATCGTCGCAACTTTATCGCCGCGTTTGATTTTGCTTAACATTTGTTGATGTTGTTGTTGTTGTTTCCGTTGTGGCCGGATCATGAAGAAGTACAAAAATGCGAACATAACCACAATGAAAAGAACTGATGTTAGTTGACCCATTAAATATCGCTCCTAATCTATGTTTGACTATCTTTAACTTTAACAAATTACACTTAAAATTACTAGTATGACTAGAAATTTTTGGCGTTTTTCTTGTTAAAGCCGTACATTTCAAAAAA
This genomic window from Lactobacillus sp. CBA3606 contains:
- the yajC gene encoding preprotein translocase subunit YajC → MGQLTSVLFIVVMFAFLYFFMIRPQRKQQQQHQQMLSKIKRGDKVATIGRLHGVVDEVNEADKTVTLDCDGIFLVFDLSAIAKIAPNEADAAATAAPKADAEVATSAESHIDSAASNVDSAATSADSAADDSEAK